From the Pelecanus crispus isolate bPelCri1 chromosome 29, bPelCri1.pri, whole genome shotgun sequence genome, the window GGATGGGTTTAGGAACCAGCTCCTGAAAATGCCCTTGGTGCGGCAAGCCGAGTCCTGCCCCCCACAAGCTTCAGGAGTTCAGCCTCTCCGCGCAAGGACGATGTTCAAACGGCCAAGCTGGGGGCAGTCAGGGCCTTAGAAATAATCGTGCAAAGCTGAGGCTTgatgctggcagggctgcagccaaagcagccgcacaaggaaggaggagggaggtgtAAGGGGGCCAATGCCAAGGGCAGCCGCAGGCAGAAAAGCCACCGCGGTATTTAACCCCCACGGCACCAAGTGTTAATGCAAGCCCACTTGGTTTCCACAGTGGAAGAATCCCATTTTAATTGAGTCACGGTAGGACTCAGGCCACAGAGTGAAAATGGTGACCCTGTTTTCAAAGAAACCCCAGAGCCGTTTCAAGACAAAACTACGGAAGGGATCCCAAACAGCAGACGGGATCCCTCATCACACCGCCACAGCCATgggccccttcccctccctgcaccaCCCGAGGGTGGGAGTCTCCCAGCACAACCACAGCCCCcacaaaaaagcccccaaaacgCACGAGACACTTACTGCCAGGCTGAGGAAGCGAATGCGGTTTCCTGCAGCGTTTCCCGGGACCGATATCCAGGTCAGCATAAATAATTTCCCCAGCCACAGCGGCAGAGGCGAGAGGACCATCAGCCATGCCCCTTGCTCGAACAGTGGCAATGCAGCAGGCGCCAAGTCCGGGTTTTTCTGAGGTTATTCACCCCCTCCAGCTCGGCTTTGCAAGCTCCTCTCCAAGCTAGAGGTCTGCGAGGAGCAGCGCGAGCCTCTGAGTGCTCGTCAAGGGGAGCAAGATTGCAAAAGAGCGTGTTTGATGCGCTGGCCAgcctgaaaatgaaactttacGTAGCTTCTTCTGAATTAAGCCAGGAGAATGAGTTCACAATCAAGGGAAGTAACACCTGAGAGCACCAAGAAGCCTCTGCTATTCAAAGTCGAGCCACAACCTTCTAAGGTACCAAAGGGAATCTCCCACACAAGACACCTTCAATAatgaaaaaagcccaaacaaccccaaaataCGTGGTTCTGCAAAGAGGCACTTCCAGACCTTGCTCCCCTCTGTCCAAACTGGgtattttgcatgaaaaataagGCGTCATTGCAAGAATGATGCAGAGGCTCTGCCATCTCCCAGAATATTCCTACTAGGGTCGGAAGAATTgtgatttttacaaaataaaataaaaccacatcTCTCCCACCCTTGTCTCCTCCCTTTAGCTACTGGAAAGGGGTTTTCCTAGCCTTAGCCACTGCTTTCCAAATTCCTGGGGTGAAACCAAGTGCTTGTTAAAACCGTGatgaaaagagaggagaaatagcAGAGGGCAGAAATCGCCACTGATTTAAACTCAAGGTTTCCTTGTGTGACAGAGAGAGGGGGAGCTGATGGATGGCAGACACCGACGGACATCAAGCGCTGATGGATGCCCATCACCGACAGCTATCAACAGCTATCAAACCCCGATGGATCCCAGACACCAactgctgggggggctggcaACAAAACCAAGCGGAAAGACCCTTCATAGCACCAGAAACCGCTCAGGTCAGGAGGATCAAGTAGTAAGAACAAGTTGTCCTTATTTTTGTCTTGCACAGGCAGCACGGGAGGGTCAGTAGCCTGTGCACgttgaaaattaaatatgaatttggtttgggttttgggtttatTACTATATGTAACAAGAAGGAGAAGGCGTAGATCCCTTCTGTCCTCTCTTTAAACTGTTTCTCTGGCTGCAAACGAGGGAAAACGAGGACCTTGGTCATTAAtagctgtggtgggttggccccggctggatgccaggtgcccaccaaagccgccCTCTCACTGCCCTTCTCAGCtgcacagggcagagaaaatacaacgAAAGGCTggtgggtcgagataaggacagggggaTCAGCAGTTATtgaatttattgccaatcaaatcacaGTAGGGTAAAGAGAAATCAAACCAAATCttgaaacaccttccccccacccctcccttcttcccaggctcagcttcactccccaGTTTCTCTCCCGCccagcggtgcagggggacgggaatgggggctggggtcagttcatcacccatctctgctgctcttcctcctcaggggaggactcctcaccctcctcccctgctccagcgcgggtccctcccacggcagacagtcctccacaaactgctccagcctgggtccttcccagggggtcccagcctcctccgggcacccacctgctccggcgtgggctcctccccgggtgcagggggatctctgctccccggggccctccatgggtgcaggggcacagctgcccaccatgggctgcaccccGGGTGCAGGGCAATCTCTGCTccgcgcctggagcacctcctcccctccttctgcaccgATTTTGTAAAAACACTTTACCATGGGGGTTAAAGCCTGCTATTGCAGCCGCAGGGCGCAGGTGAGGGGCACTGCAGCGGTAGGGGGGACTCCATGGGGCTTTCTctccagaggaaagaaaatccGGGCACGGGGCTGCATCCTGCAGGAGAAAGGGCAAAGAGCTGCAGCACAAGCTACTGCAGGagaaattagaggaaaaaaaaaaaaaagaaaaccaaataattttaccccccaccaaaaaatggtggaggaaaatacagaaaaatgtacatttttgaGGAGCTCATTAAAGAGCTTTCATGCCAAGGAGCCGGCAGCTGTGACCGCACGAGCCGTGCACGCAGTGAGGCACAGCAGGACCCCATGGGTCcccgctgctcctgcctcctAATTAGCAGCTTTTTCATTAGCCTAATTAACCACTACTTTATTAGCTCCTGCACTTACCTTTCTTGCACCCTTTGCCGGACACTGGCAAGCATCGCTGCTCACCACACTGCAAGGCTGCCCGTTTCCTGCTGGGACttaattgcatttatttgctCCAAGAGGGTACACAGCCCCAAATCCATTTTGCTGACCAGAGGAGGGGACATCAGGGGACCAGAGAAGAGCCTCTCCCTGTGGCAGAAGCCTCCAGAATAGGGTTTCCCCAGCTCAGGAAGAACAAGCCAAACAAAAATGAGCTGGCACTGGCCCCAGCAGCACTCCTCGCCCGTCCCTGCTGCCATCTGAGCCCCTAACTGGGATGCTCAAGGATGGAcacactgggagcactgggaaggggCCCTCCTGCACAGCCACCACACCGGCACCACGCTCCCAGGGGACACGGCAAGGTCTCTTCACCCACCATCCTGGTCGGCTTCGTCCCCAACGCCCACGGCTGCTTTCGGCTGCTTCtggggctcctgcagcagcaccttctCGAGGGGGCGAGGATGTGGGGGGCCCGCAGAGCCCCCGTACGCAGGAAAACAAGGGCTGACAGGGAGGGACGGTGGCATTCAGCAGAGCACGGCCCGGGGGAGCCCCACAACTCGCCTGGGCACGGGGCAGAGCCAGCGCCGCGTGACGGGCTCCAGCGGAGAGCTCCAGCCATCCCCCCCTGGCCCCCGGCACCCCACGCTGCCACGGCTCCAGGGAGAAGAGCCGGGAGAAGCCGTCACGGCACACACGCACACTCCATCGCTCCAAAAGCCAGGACGGAAAGCGCACCCGGGACCGAGGAGGGGAACGGACacggctgcctgcagcaggcgCCTTCCAGAACATGAGGGACACCCATGGCAGTTTatcatgttttaataaaaataaataacaaaaatgtcaGTAGAAAAACAGCCCCAGCATCCATAACTCTCATGGGTGCCACACAGGGGGCAATTCCAGCAGGTTCATCTCCCCGAGAGCTGCAGTGAGCTGTTGCCGAGGCCAGGAGCAACCCGGAGCAGCAGCCGAGGGAAGGACACCCCTACGCTCCTCTGGTGGGGGAGGTCAAGCTGGGAGGCCCCAGCACAGGTCCCTTCTCCATCACCTCTGACACCCCAGAGCCTTAGGCTTGCTGCACACATAGGGATGGAGCAGCGAACAGCTTGAACTCGCGAGATGATGGTTAGTtaaccacacacacactccttgGCCCTGCACCGGGAACCTGCAACAAGAAGGAAAGACACCACCGGTACCGTCGGGTTAGTGGTTGTCCCCTCAAGCACCCGGAGGAGACGAGTGCTGCCTGCAAgggacagccccagcacacacaTCCCACCAGGACCCTGCCCGGCCCACTGCAGGACGGTCGCCCCACGGCCCCGGATCGCAACAGGACTCACGTCTGGTTGAAGCTGCTGCCATCCACCCACTCCAGGCGCTCGCCCCGTCTCCGCAGCCCAATCCAGTAATCATCCCTGCCCTTGAGGCGCAAGACAAACTCCTGGGTAGGAAAGAGAGAAGCCAACAGTcgggagctgctgccagccccacgcgAGTCactgtcccagccccacgctgctcCCTGCCGGCCTCgcaggcagccccggccccgcactgCTACCCCCCGGCCGTGGCacggcagcagctcccacccaAGGGCTGCTCCAGCAAGCTCCAGAGGCTTCTCAAGGAGCTCACCAGCACGGCCAGCGGTGctgttcctgctctgctctgccccagccctgctctgctcgGGGGCCAGCCGAGCACCGCAGATGGGCAGACGCGCCCTGGGCTCCACGCTGCACCCcgtgcctccctccctccctgccaggccccagcccacagctgcatCTCTGGCCCTACAAGCACCTCTcgcctgcccagcaccacccccaCGCCTGCACCCCACCCAGAACCCCCCGTCACCCCCACGCAGCCACAACAGCCCCTCACTCACCATCTCCCACCCCATCTTGAGCACGGCCAGCGAGGCCCCGAGGGAGGAGCactgctcctggctctgctcccagctcctctcctccctcgaGAGGTAGAAGCAGACCTTGTGGTACCCAACCCAGCCCTCAGGacagcccagcaccccagccGCAGGCAGATCTGGGTTCCCTCCGTgccttcctgctgcagagggaagggagaaggtcAGAGGATTGCGCTCCAGGGAGCAGGGGACGCAGCTCCACGGAGCCGGATGGAGACAGCCGCTCCTCCCTTACCTGATTgtacagcaacagccacagccaAAGCCACAACCAGAACCACGAGCACAGCCACCACCATGGCACACACTGGATGCCACTCAGGCTGCTTGCCTGGGGGAGGAACAAGCCACTGGCAGTGAGGACGGTGCTGTCCCACAGCAGGCACGGCCCTCgcatccccaccacccccaacaCCAGCTGCCCAGGGAACACGGGAGCAAGCCCCCAGCCCAGTTTCCCCACGCTCACAGCTGGCAGCAAGAAAGCCAAGGGACAGTCACACCCACCAGGGACAAGGCTCTCACGCCACAGACGTGGGGGGACAACCTGCAGCAGGAGACctgccacagagctggggggctggggggtgtcTGCTACAGACCACCCGATGAGGACCCAGCAGGGGACGAGCCCTTTCCAGAGAGCTGGAAGAAGCCTCACACTTGCCAGCCCCACTCCTCGGGGGGTGACGCTGCCACAGGGACACTGTCCCCTCCCCACAGACCACACGGCTGGCCCCGCACTCACCCACAACTCTTCTGGGGCTCCTTTTGTCTGTACCCCAAGGCACCTCTGGCAGGGGGAATGCCCCTCCGTCCTGGCCACTCAGGGGCTCCTCCGCATGCCCATCGCCAGCCCAGAATCCATTCCCCTCCCTGTGTCCTATGGCACACTGACACGTGGAACACTTTTTCTCATAATGAGCAGGATCTTGCAGGCACGGCATCGCAACTTCTGTCAACAAAGCCTGTTTCCAGCCAGGCTTAGACACAGTTTCACCACCACAGCTCTTATCGTCGTATTGGGACACTGCAGAAAAGATGATGATGACAATGATGCAGTAGATGGGGACGTTTAATTCCgtgtgctggctggggccaCGCTTGGCTCTCCCGGATCAGCCGTGGCCCTGCGCTCACACTCAGGCTCACGGAGGCGATGCCAGCGCAggcctgccctggccctgctccccctgGCACgctgcagcctgtccccagcagccgGCCAGCACCTGGGGAGACAAACGCAGCGTCAGGGAGCTCAGGGaccggccctcggcccccagcacagccagcaccctccccaacaccctgcacccaccctgccCACACAGCCCGCCAGCCACTCGACGCCTGCcaccagccccctgcccaccgCTCAGCCCCCCCTGCTCCACCACCAGCCCGGGCCCAGGCACGACAATGGGGGGGACGGGGGCCCCCAACACCTCTGCCCAGCCCCGCTCACCGCCCCTGACGcgcaccaacacccccagccccggcaccccaGCCTGGGCCAGGGGCCGCACCTTCAGCCCCTGCAGCCAACAAGGGGCTGCAAACTCGGCTCTCCTGGGGGCGACGGGATGGACCGGGCCTGAGCAAAGCTCCTTACGGGGTGCTCCGCACACAGACTGAAGCCAGGCGAGGGAGGGATAAGGCACAGCGTGCAGGAGAACACACACGcctgcaattcttttttttttttttttgctttcccccCCCACTCACCCGACAGAGCCCCTCGCACCGAGCCCCATCGGTCAAGGCAGAAACCAAAGCTCACTCCGGCTGCTGGAGCACAAGCTCCCCGCCCTGACATGCCAACACCAGCCCCGGGGAACTGGAGCACAGGCTCCCTGCCCTGACATGCAAATACCAGCCCCGGCGAACACGGGCGGGGGTTTTCGATGAGCCGCAGCTGGACTCCCTGCCAGGAGAAGCCGCCGCGGCTCCTCCCCACCGCGCCGCGGGGGAGGGCAGCAGCCACGCCGGCACAAAGGAGCGGGGGGGGCCCGAAGCAGAACCCAGTGCCCGGGAAAGCCTCCCCAGGAGCCCTTCTCTGCTGCACAGAGAAACCAGAGGCAGCCACAGCTGCTGGGGAACGGGCTCCTCCTGCCGCTcccgcaccggcaccggcaccggcgggGAGCAAACGCGGGCAAAACCCAGCAGGAAAGgggggcgcgggcagcgccCAGGGCCGGCCGAGCCCGCCGGGCCCCCTTCACCGCCCCCCTCCCTCCGCGGCGAGCGGccgagccccagcagcccccacggCCGGGCCCTACCTGCGCTACGGCCGCCCCCGGGCTCCAACGGCTGCGGCCGCGCCACAGCCCGATCGGTccagagaggaaggagaggcggtgcCCGGCCCCAGAGAGCCCCGCTCAGCCCGCCCACCACCCCGACCAATCAGCGCTCAAGAAGGAGGAGTGGCGGGAGGAAGCAGCCAATCGGAGCGGCCGCCTTACGGAGGTGGCGGGAGGAAGCAGCCAATCGTAGCGGCCGCCTTACGGAGGTGCGCGGGGAAACAGCCAATCGGAGCGGTCGCTTTACGGAGCTGGTGCGGGGAAGCAGCCAATCGCAGCGGCCGCTTTATCAGTCGCTCCTCGTGCGGGGCCTCGGCGCCCCCGGCCCAGGCCGTGTCGGGTCAGCTCGGTCTTTAACGGCCAGGCCCGTCAGGGGCGCGGGGCCGTGTCCCAGAGATGGGGCCTTGTCCCCGCTGTGCCAGAGCCACGGCCCgcgcccagcccagctctttgCTTTATGCCATTGCCGCGCagcggtgggtgctgggtgctaaTGGCACGCAGCTGGCACAGCCGCTGTCCTTGCTCCGCGTATTTATACATCGCACCGAGTGCCCGCGCCTGCGCTCAGCACCTACGTGTTGTGCTACCAAATGTCAGACCTGTACATTCTTCCAAAGGTTCGGCCCGCGGCTTCTAGCtgacatttgttattttttaactcGCAGTTAAGAGGAAGACGCTGACTTGTTTCACATCTCCTTGAAGTGGTATCTCTTTATTACAAGATTAGCAAACCTCAACCGAGCTCGTGAAGCCGCCTCATGAAACCGGCAGACACTGAGTTCGGAGGAACTAAGAATGTCATCACCCAACATAAGCACGGAAAAACCCCGTTCCAACACGCATGTATTGCAAAAGGCTGTGATGAGCCGCTCCGTGACCCAACTCCTGACCATCCATGGAAAAAAAGGTCGGGAGTTCCGAGAAAGGACACTGAGAGACCCCTCTACAACAGCCTCTAGGGAGCCCCAAGGAGCAGCCACTCAATTCACTGAGCACGCACGACTGGGAGGAGGATCTTAGAATCAAagaatcgtttatgttggaaaagacctttaagatcatccagtccaaccattaacctacactaccaagcccactctaaaccaatcaagggtagactagactgaaccatgtcccagagtgccacctctgcccattttttgaacacttgccAGCCATATGTAAATAAATTCTGGGAACTCATTATCATAAGACCGCCTTTTCCAAGAAATGTGATGAGTATGTATATATCCTTGTTCTACATAAGCTGCATGCTTTCGGTTGTGCGGTAGGGACGGTAGGCAGAAGTATCCCCCGGGCATCCGCGCCCTAAATAAAGAACGCCTGCTTTCTAAAACTCCGAGATGAGTCTTAGAGGGTTTCCGTAAGCCGTAATTTTCGATATCAAGGGAGTGCAGGATGCTGTCCCAAAGATGGGTCCTTGTCCCCGCTGTGCCAGAGCCAAGGCCCgcgcccagcccagctctttgCTTATTCCATTGCCGCGCagcggtgggtgctgggtgctaaTTCCATGCAGCTGGCACAGCCGCTGTCCTTGCTCCGCGTATTTATACATCACACAGAGTCCCCACGCCTGCGCTCAGCACCTCCTTACCTGCCTCCATTGGCCGTTCCTCCTTTTGCTTCGATGTGAAGACAGAGCTGCCTTTAAAATCACTCGGGGTGCTCAGTGGGTGGGGGTCTCCCCTTGCGGGTGGGTAGCTCTTCCAGCAGAGGTGTGGGTTTCATATTCTGATGAGCTGGGTCACTTAGGGGACTCCAATGAGTGGATCTTGCTGCCTcgtgagagagggagagggcaCTTTTGACACTCGAggatcaaccaggggatcgggcccagccagcatgggctcatgaaaggcaggtcctgcttgaccaagctgatctccttctatgacctggtgacctgacttggtggatgaaggaaaggctgtggatgtcatctgcctggacttcagcaaagcctttgactccatctcccatagcattctcctagggaagctggcggctcatggcttgggcaggtgtactctttgctgggtaaaaaactggctgggtggttgagcccagagagttgtggtgaatggagttaagcccagttggcggccggtcacaagcggtgtgtccccagggctctgttttggggccagccttgtttaatatctttatcaactatctggatgaggggatcgagcgcaccttcagtaagtttgcagatgacaccaaattgggtgggagcgtcgatctgctcgagggtaggaaggctctgcacGGGGGGCTCGGAGACGTGGGCTACGTGCCGTCGCCCTGGGCAAGCGGGACGCGAGGGAGCTCTGTGCAAGCGTGaagttgttgcctcaggcaCGCAGCCTATaaaagacccccaccccagacccccgTGTGATCACTCGCGACCGAAGACCCCAGAAGCACGGACCCCCGGTACGCCACGGATCCATGGTGGTGACTGTTTGCGCTTTCCTATCCCGAattcttgcttaattttcctctcttgttttccttccttctctatcactatttttctctcttctccaagcaGTTAATAAATGGGTGGACTTGCATCTGACCTCGTTTGTGTCTTAATCTCGCTCGAAGGGATTGAACCTGAAATGATCGGTCTAGCCGCCCGTAGCCTCCCAGACTCGTCTGAGGCCGGTTAGAACGCAAGAGGATCCTCCTCTCATCCAAATCACCACAGCTATTAATGACCAAGGTCCTCGTTTTCCCTCGTTTGCAGCCAGAGAAACAGTTTAAAGAGAGGACAGAAGCATCTACGCCTTCTCCTTCTCGTTATATGCACATGTAGTAATAAACCTGAAAACGAAAGTCATATTTAAATATCAACGTGCACAGGCTACCGACCCTCCCATGCTGCCTGTGCAAGACAAAAATAAGGACAACTTGTTCTTACTACTTGATCCTCCTGACCTGAGCGGTTTCTGGTGCTATGAAGGGTCTTTCCGCTTGGTTTTGTTGCCAGCCCCCCAGCAGTTGGTGTCTGGGATCCATCGGGGTTTGATAGCTGTCGGTGATGGGCATCCATCAGCGCTTGATGTCCGTCGGTGTCTGCCATCCATCAGCTCCCCCTCTTCTCTGTCACACAAGGATAACCTTGAGTTTAAATCAGCGGCGATTTCTGCCCTCTgctatttctcctctcttttccatCACGGTTTTAACAGCACTTGGTTTCACCCCAGGAAGTTGGAAAGCCAAATCCACGACTgcccttctctcctgctcccgTCCCCGCCACCTttcacagccccagccccgtccTTCTTCCTTGCTCCTTCGCTTTGCACCAGTTTCTCCTTCACCTTCTGGCTCAGAGGAAGGAAATGTCACCCGGTGCTGCCGCCACCTGCCTCTTCCCCTTGGCTCCATGTGCGTGCCCCGTTCATATTTCTCTCGCTGCCTGCGCCACGCAGCCAGCCCCACCATGTGGCTGTCTTAATAATACCtctatttgtatttaattaattACAGGTATTATAAGGAATGTTACTGTGTTCTGTTACTGTAGTGATAGTACTGCATCAGTAACACTGCATTGATAATGCTGTATTGATGATACTGCACTGATAATGCTGCATTAATAATGCTGTATTGATGATACTGCACTGATAATGCTGCATTAATGAAGCTGTATTGATGATACTGCATTGATAATGCTGCATTAATAATGCTGTATTGATGATACTGCACTGATAATGCTGCATTAATAACGCTGTATTGATGATACTGCACTGATAATGCTGTATTGTTAATACTGCATAAATAAAGTCCCTTGGAAGTGACCTGAAAACAAGGAATGAAGGCAAACCAGATGGATTTCCTGAGCTGTTTGGAACAGTTTCCACCCTGTCCCCTTGGAGGGCTCATGTCTAACCCCTGGTTTCCAAAGAGGCTCCCAGGCTTTTTggcacctgcctgctctgcagagcagcaaaatgGCGGTGTGCTTCCAACCCAGGCTGAAAAACCAGTGGGATTACAGAGAAATCGGTAACGGGGAGAAGGCGGCGACGCTGGCGTAGGTTTGGGTGTGGAGAAGCAGTGGCTAAGGCTAGAAAACCCCTTTCCAGTAGCTAAAGGGAGGAGACAAGGGTGGGAGAgatgtggttttattttattttgtaaaaatcacAATTCTTCCGACCCTAGTAGGAATATTCTGGGAGATGGCAGAGCCTCTGCATCATTCTTGCAATGACGCcttatttttcatgcaaaatacCCAGTTTGGACAGAGGGGAGCAAGGTCTGGAAGTGCCTCTTTGCAGAACCACGtattttggggttgtttgggcttttttcatTATTGAAGGTGTCTTGTGTGGGAGATTCCCTTTGGTACCTTAGAAGGCTGTGGCTCGACTTTGAATAGCAGAGGCTTCTTGGTGCTCTCAGGTGTTACTTCCCTTGATGTGAACTCATTCTCCCTGGCTTAATTCAGAAG encodes:
- the LOC142596218 gene encoding C-type lectin domain family 2 member E-like, whose protein sequence is MPCLQDPAHYEKKCSTCQCAIGHREGNGFWAGDGHAEEPLSGQDGGAFPLPEVPWGTDKRSPRRVVGKQPEWHPVCAMVVAVLVVLVVALAVAVAVQSAGRHGGNPDLPAAGVLGCPEGWVGYHKVCFYLSREERSWEQSQEQCSSLGASLAVLKMGWEMEFVLRLKGRDDYWIGLRRRGERLEWVDGSSFNQTFPVQGQGVCVWLTNHHLASSSCSLLHPYVCSKPKALGCQR